The following coding sequences are from one Lolium rigidum isolate FL_2022 chromosome 6, APGP_CSIRO_Lrig_0.1, whole genome shotgun sequence window:
- the LOC124664678 gene encoding F-box/FBD/LRR-repeat protein At1g13570-like, translating to MGSPAPPVPMDRVTEALWRVRGEDPQDLEALVGRILGYIHFVLPDPPVSRRATLRAFLPNDGVDRVSALPYALLRNIVSRLPDKDAARTAVLATRWRGLWRSAPLVLVDSHFLAPAAASGGQVARAEARRVTAAVSRVLAAHPGPIRSAHLTCSYMAEFPSLLARWLQTLAVKGVQDLVLVNRPFPLALDLPGALFGMPALTRLYLGFFKFPDTAGLPRTVSFPNLRELGLCTVLIFGPDMDFILARSPALEILCIQANLFTERLRIVSRSLRCVQVVVATDLDILLAYAPHLERLIVWSVMAKERSNMRIKIAPAPALSILGYLEPEFHTLEIGNTVIKAETRASPTTMVPTVKILGLRVRFGIGDDVKLLPAFLRCFPSVERLHIESKKTAEPTGMLNHEFWKDAGAIECVQSHIKLMMFHNFHGDQSELSFLQFILENAPMLTKLVIVYPRRTFTSVTEASSKLEPLFAARWASTCCSLLLSEGAYAEGEEPLELQSFKRGSNFSVRDPFAFIVRA from the exons atgggcTCCCCTGCGCCACCCGTCCCCATGGACCGCGTTACGGAGGCCCTCTGGCGGGTACGCGGCGAGGACCCGCAGGACCTTGAGGCGCTCGTCGGCCGCATCCTCGGCTACATCCACTTCGTCCTCCCCGACCCGCCCGTCTCCCGCCGCGCCACCCTCCGCGCCTTCCTCCCCAACGACGGCGTCGACCGCGTCAGCGCCCTCCCCTACGCGCTGCTCCGCAACATCGTCTCCCGCCTCCCCGACAAGGACGCCGCGCGCACCGCCGTGCTCGCCACGCGCTGGCGCGGTCTCTGGCGCTCCGCCCCGCTCGTCCTCGTCGACTCCCACTTcctcgcccccgccgccgcctcggggggCCAGGTCGCGCGCGCCGAGGCGCGCCGCGTCACCGCCGCCGTGTCCCGCGTCCTCGCCGCGCACCCGGGGCCCATCCGCAGCGCCCACCTCACCTGCAGCTACATGGCCGAGTTCCCCAGCCTGCTCGCGCGCTGGCTCCAGACCCTCGCCGTCAAGGGCGTCCAGGACCTGGTCCTCGTCAATCGACCCTTCCCGCTCGCTCTTGACCTCCCAGGCGCCCTCTTCGGCATGCCCGCCCTCACCCGCCTCTACCTCGGCTTCTTCAAGTTCCCCGACACGGCCGGCCTCCCGCGCACGGTGTCCTTCCCCaacctccgcgagctcggcctctgcACCGTTCTCATCTTCGGCCCGGACATGGACTTCATCCTCGCCAGGAGCCCCGCGCTGGAGATCCTTTGTATCCAGGCCAACTTGTTCACCGAGCGCCTCCGCATCGTCAGCCGCAGCCTCCGGTGCGTGCAGGTCGTCGTAGCCACCGATCTGGACATCCTCCTGGCGTATGCGCCGCACCTCGAGCGTCTCATTGTCTGGTCAGTGATGGCCAAAGAAAGATCGAACATGAGGATCAAGATTGCCCCTGCTCCCGCGCTAAGCATACTTGGCTACTTGGAGCCGGAATTCCACACGCTGGAGATCGGTAACACCGTCATCAAG GCTGAGACAAGGGCGAGTCCAACCACCATGGTCCCAACTGTGAAGATCCTTGGCTTAAGAGTGCGTTTCGGCATTGGCGACGATGTGAAGCTGCTGCCTGCCTTTCTCAGATGCTTTCCCTCTGTTGAGAGGCTGCATATTGAG TCCaagaaaactgctgagcccactgGCATGCTCAACCACGAGTTCTGGAAGGATGCCGGTGCCATCGAATGCGTCCAATCACACATTAAGCTGATGATGTTCCATAATTTTCATGGGGATCAGAGTGAGCTTTCCTTCCTCCAGTTCATCCTGGAGAATGCACCGATGCTGACGAAGCTGGTGATTGTGTATCCCAGACGAACCTTCACATCCGTGACCGAGGCCAGCTCCAAATTAGAGCCTTTGTTTGCTGCAAGATGGGCCAGTACATGCTGCTCACTTCTGCTATCTGAGGGAGCGTATGCTGAAGGAGAAGAGCCACTTGAGTTACAGAGCTTTAAAAGAGGATCTAATTTCTCCGTGAGGGACCCTTTCGCCTTCATCGTCCGAGCTTAG
- the LOC124659436 gene encoding uncharacterized protein LOC124659436, with translation MARNFVPDAWGWITTIPPFSQWRSSTMSLCICATSSASSQPPSMSLSAVKTPPTQPSYLTFSISANYREPISLWTSKPVHLKMKVQPSLDEQDVVQLFVDVVNQVLRYGPDNNSNNSKPPFRFPGAQHLHGGSFGDAFNIAFLSLAFLVCTYEAPRDLRRGCLDSLRAQLTGPRCKAAARTLVRMLGANLEDQWMRTMNLAVTNWIVELRSSSSRAMPGALLPLFSYALQASGLWKVQLYCPVIAMGMEDPGAAATQDERLLFSLTYQQLEGVVQLAYRTARKEKWVDVEVKVDNIRCDVDSLVSETLMVERGYGSEEKHFPSRVMLQITPMQQTDILSVSISKSSDNPTHEYGFDKGIEAAFDPPNSFGLKASVAESLTLAMKPWKFEQSAHGNTATLNWFLHDGTNGREVCSSKPSKLSLLQPRAWFRDRYSNAYRPFTKQGGVVFARDEYGDSVSWKVCAGALGKTMDWDIRGWIWLTYWPNKQRTSHSETRLVEFRECLQLPLAKFP, from the exons ATGGCTCGCAACTTCGTGCCTGATGCATGGGGTTGGATCACCACCATACCCCCATTCTCCCAATGGCGGAGCAGCACCATGTCCCTCTGCATCTGCGCCACATCCTCAGCATCATCCCAGCCGCCGTCGATGAGCCTCTCGGCCGTCAAAACGCCTCCCACCCAGCCTTCCTACTTGACCTTCTCCATCTCTGCAAACTACCGTGAGCCGATCTCTCTCTGGACTTCAAAACCGGTCCACCTGAAGATGAAGGTGCAGCCGTCCCTCGACGAGCAGGACGTAGTGCAGCTCTTCGTCGACGTGGTGAACCAGGTGCTGCGATATGGACccgacaacaacagcaacaacagcaaaCCTCCCTTCCGGTTCCCTGGCGCGCAACACCTCCATGGCGGCAGCTTCGGCGACGCGTTCAACAtcgccttcctctccctcgccttCCTGGTCTGCACCTACGAGGCTCCCCGCGACCTCCGCCGCGGCTGCCTCGACTCGCTGAGGGCCCAGCTGACCGGCCCCAGGTGCAAGGCCGCCGCGAGGACCCTTGTCAGGATGCTCGGCGCGAACCTCGAGGACCAGTGGATGCGGACGATGAACCTTGCAGTGACCAACTGGATCGTCGAGCTGCGGTCGTCGTCCTCTCGCGCCATGCCCGGGGCGCTGTTACCGCTGTTCTCGTACGCGCTCCAGGCCAGCGGGCTCTGGAAGGTCCAGCTGTACTGCCCGGTGATCGCCATGGGCATGGAGGAtcctggggcggcggcgacgcAGGATGAGCGCCTTCTCTTCTCGCTCACTTACCAACAGCTTGAAGGTGTGGTCCAGCTCGCCTACAGAACTGCCAGAAAAGAGAAATGGGTTGATGTTGAGGTAAAGGTGGATAACATAAG GTGTGACGTGGACTCTCTGGTCTCCGAGACCCTCATGGTGGAGCGAGGATATGGTTCTGAAGAAAAACATTTCCCTTCTCGCGTCATGCTGCAGATCACACCAATGCAGCAAACAGACATACTATCTGTCTCCATCAGCAAGTCCTCCGACAACCCGACCCACGAGTATGGCTTCGACAAGGGCATCGAAGCCGCGTTCGACCCCCCGAACTCGTTCGGCCTCAAAGCCTCCGTCGCCGAGAGCCTCACGCTCGCCATGAAACCCTGGAAGTTTGAGCAGTCTGCGCACGGGAACACCGCCACCCTGAACTGgttcctccacgatggcaccaacgGGAGGGAGGTCTGCTCCTCCAAGCCTTCCAAGCTCTCGCTGCTCCAGCCCAGGGCCTGGTTCCGCGACAGGTACTCCAATGCATACCGCCCGTTTACGAAGCAGGGCGGCGTCGTCTTCGCCCGGGATGAGTATGGAGACAGTGTCAGCTGGAAGGTCTGTGCCGGAGCATTGGGCAAGACTATGGACTGGGATATCAGGGGATGGATTTGGCTGACCTACTGGCCTAACAAGCAGAGGACCTCGCATAGTGAGACGAGGTTGGTTGAATTCAGGGAATGTTTGCAGCTCCCACTTGCAAAGTTTCCGTAG